One part of the Eptesicus fuscus isolate TK198812 chromosome 20, DD_ASM_mEF_20220401, whole genome shotgun sequence genome encodes these proteins:
- the LUC7L3 gene encoding luc7-like protein 3 isoform X8 has product MISAAQLLDELMGRDRNLAPDEKRSNVRWDHESVCKYYLCGFCPAELFTNTRSDLGPCEKIHDENLRKQYEKSSRFMKVGYERDFLRYLQSLLAEVERRIRRGHARLALSQNQQSSGAAGPTGKNEEKIQVLTDKIDVLLQQIEELGSEGKVEEAQGMMKLVEQLKEERELLRSTTSTIESFAAQEKQMEVCEVCGAFLIVGDAQSRVDDHLMGKQHMGYAKIKTTVEELKEKLRKRTEEPDRDERLKKEKQEREEREKEREREREERERKRRREEEEREKERARDRERRKRSRSRSRHSSRTSDRRCSRSRDHKRSRSRERRRSRSRDRRRSRSHDRSERKHRSRSRDRRRSKSRDRKSYKHRSKSRDREQDRKSKEKG; this is encoded by the exons GTTTGTAAATATTATCTCTGTGGTTTTTGTCCTGCGGAATTGTTCACAAATACTCGTTCAGATCTTG gtCCATGTGAAAAAATTCATGATGAAAATCTACGAAAACA GTATGAAAAGAGTTCTCGTTTCATGAAAGTCGGCTATGAGAGAGATTTTCTTCGATACTTACAGAGCTTACTTGCAGAAGTAGAACGTAGAATTAGACGAGGCCATGCTCGTTTGGCATTATCTCAAAACCAGCAGTCCTCTGGG GCAGCTGGCCCAACAGGCAAAAACGAAGAAAAAATTCAGGTTCTAACAGATAAAATTGATGTACTCCTGCAACAG ATTGAAGAATTAGGATCTGAAGGAAAAGTAGAAGAAGCCCAGGGAATGATGAAATTAGTTGAACAgttaaaagaagagagagaattgcTTAGGTCCACAACATCG ACAATTGAAAGTTTTGCTGCccaagaaaaacaaatggaagtTTGTGAAGTGTGTGGAGCTTTTTTGATAGTAGGAGATGCCCAGTCCCGGGTAGATGACCATTTAATGGGAAAACAGCACATGGGCTACGCCAAAATTAAAACTACTGTAGAAGAATTAAAA gaaaaattaagaaaaagaactgAAGAACCTGATCGTGATGAgcgtttaaaaaaagagaagcaagaacgagaagaaagagaaaaagagagggagagagaaagggaagaaagagaaaggaaaagacgaagagaagaggaagagagagagaaagaaagggctcgcgacagggagagaagaaagagaagtcgTTCACGAAGTCGCCACTCAAGCCGAACTTCTGACCGAAGATGCAGCAGGTCTCGGGACCACAAAAGATCGAGAAGTAGAGAAAGAAGGCGAAGCAG aagTAGAGATCGCCGAAGAAGCAGAAGCCATGATAGATCAGAAAGAAAGCATAGATCTCGTAGTCGGGATCGAAGAAGATCCAAAAGCCGGGATCGAAAGTCATACAAGCACAGGAGCAAAAGTCGGGACAGAGAACAAGATAGAAAATCCAAGGAGAAAGGTTAG